ACCATCAAGACCCCAAACTGCAGAAAAACAACCGAAAAAGGTGTTtagtattattaataaatactacactgcaaattaataaaagtgtCCTAACTGATTGTAGGTTCAGGCAATTTGTTAAACcttaattaagtttttaggTACCAGTTACTTATGCAGTATGGGTTTTTATTCTGCTTTAAATTTTTccaaaacgaaaaaaatgattCTTTGCTGAAAGATTTGATGAAATTCactgtttataatattaattttgttttacagaactATAAGTTTGAAGTTGGTACCAGTGTGTGCATACGGAAAAAGTTTAATGAGCTTTTAAAAGAACAAGAAGACCATGGGGGTTGGAATAATGAAATGCTTCAGGTATTTTATGGGTTTAGGGAAACTTTCAGATGAATGAAtgcttattttatcctcgcctggTGGGAATACGTGCCTGCAACCTAGATGTAATGGTTTtagcttgtcgctgctacaaTTGTATGCGTACAGTTGTAGCCCCACCACATGAGGGTAAATATGTTACGCTAAACTGTAAAACGGACACAAGGTGTCTAAAACCGAACATTTGTATTATAACCACCGTCGTTGCCATGCCAAAATAAGGCAAGTTAGGTTCATTTCCTCATATATTCCAGGTGTTATACGCAGTGGGGGAGGTAGATGGATACGATGAAGATGGAGATATTAAGATTATGTATGAAAATGGAAAACTGTGAGTGGTTTTGATACTTTATTCTAAGTGAGTGAGGTCCCACAGCGTGGCACAACCCAGGGGTCTCTTATgagttgtagcaccctgggggTCAGAGTAATAAGCCAACTTTGAtctaaatctcaggccccCTTGCGTGCCTTGTTGTAGAACCTTAcggattttttgtttcaaatttaagacaatttttaatttctctACATGTAATATTAGATGGACAATGAATCCCGAGTTGTTAGAAGAAGCAACTATGGCTGAAATCAAAGCTGGTGTTCTCAATCCTGTTACAGCGACTAAGATTAAACATcaggtaaaataatataaacacatttattaattttttttatataaaacatttttattgttttaaacaaagtgtagtattttttacaaaaaaaactgcttTAATTTTGGCAAGCATgcttataatgttttttacagACCTCTATAATAGAGTTgtagtgttttaaatactttttttagatTGGTGATGAAGTGACAGTAAGTTTACCTTTGGAGAGAGTGAAGTCACTTCAAGCAGACCATGGTGGATGGAAAGATGATATGAGTGAAGTTAGTATGATGTTTctactttgttttattgtggggtaatatggaacACCTTAAAGACAtgatgtccaaatatcctgatcgtttaaaaaacgattaacaacgatctatgggagtcgtgagaatacggttttataattctttgaatgttctttgttatccTCCAAAGGACACATGAAAATGGACtgtaaaggtgttccatcttcccctaccctactatatatatatttatgtttataatacaGTTATGTAGTATATAAACCAGTTATTTGGTTATAAATGAGGTATATAACAAACAACTTGTAAATAGGCACAAGCGGATATAATTTAGAAATTGAGCTGTAAACTTTTGCACTAAAATAGAGCAAAGTAAcagtttttattacttttttgatttcaatttttaaattattttttttttggacaaattttatacttttgaTTTTTGCAGATTCTCAGCACAACTGGGATAGTAATGGGAATGGACCAAGATGAAGATTTGGTCGTAAAATATGAAAGTGGGAAAACGTATGTATGTTTCATATCCATGTGCAAACTCAGCTAAATTTAagagaatttattttttaccaaaatattcAGTTGTACTTAAATAAAATCGTTCAAAAAGTGCAAATGCATTGAGTTTTAACTACATTCTAAGTCATCATTGATCATTTATAATCATTTTTTGCAGCTATTTCCTCAACCCAGACTTGTTTAAATCAAGCACAAAATCAAATCATTCATCTGTGCAAACTGAATGTGAATACAAGGTtagaaaaatgtgttttatggttacattaaatatttatattgttttaccaAAATACAAGAACtttcttctattttacatGGGTAACCTTCTACTtctaaaattacaaataaattacccacaaagtaacagcctacttggtaactcgtaagctggcacgaggtgtatgaaacagaacacccgtgttataacaactgccgttcTCTGGCCCTGCgtggataaagcaagttacttttatcataaaaaatgtatatttattattatagatTCGAGAATGGGTTCGTGTATCTTCCGACAAAGAGCACGTCATCAATCTACAAGAAGACTCTGGCCTTACCACCAAACTATCCACggtaataatattttttttatacaaaaacactCATACTCAACCACTTTTTCTaatatgattaaaataaaggaaaaaattatataattaattttaaaaactagtattataattaacaatttttaaaccatttttttagattCTTGGAAAGACAGTGCGTGTATCTGACGTCAAATCTACACGAATTATAAATGTTAAGTTTCGAGGTTAGTAAATACTTTATATTGGTCTTAAATTAGCAACCTTATGTTCACATAATTCCGACAACTGTTtagtaatgtttaattaaattggtCTCAAGCTAAATATATGTTGCAAATTTATGTCTGCGCTGCGGCACAATGGTTCCAGAACATGACgttactaccattgtgggcgtatgcgtCCTTGGACAAGAAGCTTAATGTTCATTGCTGCATCCGAATGATTACTAatagttgtctaaattgtcaatcTAACGTACAAatatccacaaagttatatatttaacttgttagctggcacgaggtgtatgaaagaggacacctgtgttataacgactgctgttgtgccgccacacgaggataaataagtgaaattcaataaaaaatgaaatactattttatttgaataaacgGTTTTATTTCAGGTGATGATTACAGCTTAGACACCCGTGTTGTTACCAAGCCTCGTTGACCGAACTTACAATTCAAGCCAACAGttcaaaaacaatgtttttctttGCCCAGCATTGTCCATTTTTATATCgcgattattttaaaatcgtgttggaattttatttgtttcaagctgttgtttttaattttgttccaATTTTGATGATATGTGTTTTTCTAATGTTATGTTAATTGCACTCGTAAGTATCGTCGTATTAAATAAATTCGCCGTTTCGCTATTTGCACTATGATTTTACTTCTGTGGGCGtttgtccttgagcaagacatttAATTGCTCAAAACAGTAGTTCTTTCAAGATTGTGTAAACAGGCAAGTAGTGTAGTTACCGGGtatactgttatatagtagggtgggagaagacagAGGACTCCTTTAACAtcgcttactaccaaatggaacgagaaaatagactgataaggtgtcccatctttccctaccctactataactccTACACATGTGAGGACAAATAAGTGTATcagtaaattaaatataaaaacataccaTAGTATGATACGAAGACGCTTTGATCTTTAATTAAGTATAAGTTGCACTGTAgagaataaacaaataaattgctAATCAGTAACTTTTAAACGACAGCATTTGCTgaccatatatatagtagagtgggagaagatgggacacctttaacacataggctaatatccaaatagcctgatcttgttttaaactattaacaacggtctgtggaagtcgtggagatacggttttataattcattgaatgttctttgtttactaccaaacgaaaagagaaaactaaacgaaaaagtgtcccatctttccccaccctactatatatataacagcGATGTTAGCGCTGGGAATAAACACAAAAGTAATTATATGTCGACTGTAGGCagaaaatgtttacaaaaagtGCTCCTATAACAAAAATCCatgataattttatataagGAATCACTTTTAATCACGTAAGCGGCATTTTTGCATGCGAACCCATTTTAGGCATTCCCTTGTAAACAGTGTTTTCGGATCCAGTGAAAAGTATATTACAGAGAGTGGGAAGTATAAcaagtaaataaaacttgGCAACACAAGTTTTAATGCAACGCGTAATGATTACTTGTGCCCTTCCCGCTTTTCGTTGCGAAACtcgatttaaaaacaaagcctTTGAAAACGTTTTGCTGCATTCACACCAAGACGAGGCAAGATATAGGTGAAGTCAGTTTTGCAAAAGCCTGGGATTTAATCTTTAGACTAaagttaagtatttttttgttaagaatGTTGAATTGCAACCTATGATACagtattattctattttttttatactacaataacattgtttatgttttgttgtcatacagtagggtgggggaagatgggacaccttttgactctattttctcatcccatttaatagtaaacaaaaacactcaaagacttataaaactatatccccacgactctttatagactgttgttggttgtttaaaatacgatcaggaaa
This is a stretch of genomic DNA from Ciona intestinalis unplaced genomic scaffold, KH HT000298.1, whole genome shotgun sequence. It encodes these proteins:
- the LOC100179219 gene encoding E3 ubiquitin-protein ligase MIB1-like produces the protein MLQVLYAVGEVDGYDEDGDIKIMYENGKLWTMNPELLEEATMAEIKAGVLNPVTATKIKHQIGDEVTVSLPLERVKSLQADHGGWKDDMSEILSTTGIVMGMDQDEDLVVKYESGKTYFLNPDLFKSSTKSNHSSVQTECEYKIREWVRVSSDKEHVINLQEDSGLTTKLSTILGKTVRVSDVKSTRIINVKFRGDDYSLDTRVVTKPR